TTTCATTGCTTCTATTTTATTAGCTTTTATTTTAGATTACCCAGTTAAATTTTTACAAAAAAAAGGCGTACTAAGGAATAATGCAGTTGTTTTAGTTTTTTTAATTGCATTAGTGATATTTTTGGCTTTAGCAATTACTCTTTTTCCGTTAATCATAGAACAGTTAAACGAATTTTCTAAACGTCTGCCAAGCTGGATAGATTCGGGAATTAAACAACTTCAAATTTTGAACAAATGGGCAGTAACGCGCAATTTACCTCTTGATTTAAGTGAAGTTGCAACCAAGCAAACGGAGCGATTGTCTGGACAAATTGATAGTGTTACAGGAAAATTTCTAGGATTTGCTCTCGAGACGCTCGGTAGTGTCTTAAATCTATTTCTGACGGCAGTTCTGACTTTCTATCTGGTTTTGCACGGCGAGCGTCTTTGGGATGGAATTTTTCAGTGGTTTCCGCCTCATATTGGGCCGATTGTACGGCGTTCTCTTCGCCAAAATTTCCACAATTATTTTATCGGTCAATCAACATTAGCTGCTTTGAGCGGAGTGGCAATAACTTTAGCATTTTTGGCTTTACAAGTTCCCCTAGCGCTGCTGTTTGGATTCGGATTGGGTGTGATGGGTTTGTTTCCTTTAATGACTGGAGTTGGGATCAGTTTAGTTGGTCTACTTTTGGCATTACAAAACTTTTGGTTGGGGATAAAAGTTTTATTGGTTGCTTTCACGATTGATTGGATTAATGCAAATTTTATTGCTCCTCGAATTCTGGGAGGATTCACCGGCTTAAATCCTGTGTGGATTTTAGTCTCGTTATTATTAGGGGCAAAAATAGGCGGAGTCTTAGGACTTTTAATAGCTGTCCCGTTAGCGAGTTTTATTAAAAGTACGGCTGATAGTTTACGCGATGGCACCTGGAATTAAAATTTAAAGGTATTTAATTCGGAAATGAAGAGCTTGCCGGCATTTTTACAGGAGCTACTGGACATTGAGATATTGCCCGATTATCATAGGGTGGTGAGACGGAATTTTGAATAATTTATCCCCAGCGGCAGGGTAGTGTGAATCAGAGCCGGTTGTTGCCGATGAGATGTGGCAAATTTGTACGAGAAACCGTAAACTTTATTTGTTGAGCAGGAAAACCAGCGTTATTAATTATAAAAATGAAAGATTTATTTCCAGGATATTACAGTTTAAGTGAAGAGGAATTTGTTGAACTTTGGAAAAATTGTGTATTTATTATAGATACGAATTCTATTTTGAATTTATATCGTTATAATGAGGAAACTCGTAAAGATTTTATCAATGTTCTTCGTAAAATAGAGAATCGTTTGTGGATTCCTCATCAAGTTGCTCTTGAGTTCCAAGAAAATCGCAATACAGTAATTAATGAACAAGACAATAAATTTAAAACTATAGAAGAAATATTAGTAGAAGAAGAATCTCGAATTAAAGGTAAACTTCGTAAATTTCCATCTATTGATTATGAAAATTTTATTGTAAAGCTTAACAAATTATTTAATGAATTTTTAGAAGAAAATAAATCTCTTGAAACTCGACAACTTAAGCCAGAGGATCAAGATTTTATAAGAGATGTTATTGACGACCTTTTTAAAGGTAAAATTGGTGAAGCTCCGACTGAACAAGAGTTGAATGATATATATAAAGATGGAGAAAAAAGATACCCAATGAAATATCCTCCGGGATTTCAAGATTTAAACAATAAGAAAAAAGGAACTCCTTATCTTTATAATGGAATGTCTTTTAAAAGAGAGTATGGTGATTTAATTCTGTGGAAAGAAATTCTTAAGGAGGTGAAAGATAACAACAGAAAATACGTTATTTTTATCACTGATGATCGTAAAGAAGACTGGTGGCGTGAAGAAGAAGGAAAGACTATCGGTGCGCGTCCTGAATTAGTTGAAGAAATCTGTAAAGAAGGAGCATCTATCTTCTATATGTATACTCCAGAGCGTTTTCTGGAATTTGCTAAGAAATATATTGAAGTGGATGTTAAAAAAGAGTCTATAAAACAAGTAGAAGAGATTTCTGCTATTAGAAGTAACCTTTTATACAACAGAGGAAACTTAAGAGCTGAGGAAGGCAACGAGATTAAACAGGCTGTTGCCAGATGGTTAGAGTCTGAATATCAAAATGATGAATTTATCTCTTCTCATGAAAAAGTTGATTTGTTGCGTTTAACAGAAGATAATTCTAAAATAGGATATAAAGTTGAATATGCTGCTAACTTCTTAATGGGTTCTCAATCTCGAAAGATACTGATATATAAAATACTGAAATATATGACGACTCTAAAGCTAGATGAATTTTATTCAATCTATATAATAAACAATAATTTAGAGAATGAATTGAAAAATAATGTTCTAGAACTTAGTGAAATAAATTATAAAATGGTTTCAAAAAACCTAAAAAAACAAGAAATTAATAATGTTGGTTTTATTATTGGAGAGTTATGTTTTAGTTATCCTGAAAATGGATTGTCTATGCCCATATTTAAGCCAATTAAATTTATCTAAGTTATAAAGTATAAAACCCAGGAAAATACAAAATTATAGATATGCACCAAAACGTAGATCTCCAAAATTATGCTTGCTGCTCCTGAACTCCGCTCAAAAATAGACATAATCTGCGATAAATTATAGGTGTCGAGACTCTTGAATCCGATGGACTCCATCAAGCGATTCTCTAATCTGCTGTTCCTCAAACGCCTCAATAATGCAGAGAACCGGCAGGAAAAAACTGGCACAACACCGCAATGAACCCTCTGAACCAAAAATTAAGTCAAAATTGTGCTGATCGCATCAAAGATCATTAAGCGCAGTGTCCCTAAATAAGCCGTTATAAAATTTACGACTAAAAATCGAAATTTTACTGTATAAAGCAATGGTACAGAGGCTTGTCTTCAAAAACCGGCCTATTACAATGATCCTAACCCTCGCTGCTGACTTCTGGCCATGACCCTTTATTCTGCATCTACCCCCAACCAACCCACGATCAAAAATGCGGACTACCGGCTGATAGATCGTGAACAGCTATCACCCATGTACCGGCATTATGCGGATATGAAAGATAAATATCCTCATGCGATCCTGCTGTATCGGGTTGGGGACTTCTTTGAAACCTTCTTTCAAGACGCCATTACCGTCTCACGAGAACTCGAACTCGTCCTCACTAGCAAAGAAGGGGGTAAAGAAGTGGGGCGTGTGCCAATGACCGGGGTTCCTCACCATGCCTTAGATCGCTACTCCACGCAACTGGTTGAAAAAGGCTATGCGATCGCAGTCTGCGATCAAGTGGAAGACGCCGCAGAAGCCGCAGCAGAACGTCGCATCGTTGAACGCCAAATTACCCGCGTCATCACGCCTGGGACGGTTCTAGAAGAAGGAATGCTGAAAGCGCGGCGCAATAACTTCCTTGCCGCCGCCGTGATCACCGGCACCCATTGGGGTTTAGCCTATGCAGATATCTCCACAGGCGAATTTTTAACCACCCAAGCCGATGACTTAGAACAGCTAAGCCAAGAACTGATGCGGCTGCAACCCTCAGAAGTGCTGATTCCCACCGATGCGCCGGATATTGGCAGTTTGCTGCGTCCCGGCGAAACTTCTGAACACTTGCCTAGCTGCCTGCCACCTTCCTTTTGTTATGCGCTGAGATCGCAAAGACCGTTTACTCAAGTGGAAGCGCGTCAACGACTGTTGCAACGCTTTAAAGTGCGTTCCTTGGAAGGAATGGGGTGCGAACATTTACCCCTGGCAGTCCGCGCCGCCGGCGGTTTGCTGGAATATTTGGAAAATACATTTGAACAGGGAACCGGGGAAAATTTGAAATCTTCAAATCCCCAATTGACAGCAAGAACCAAAATTCCTTTACAGCCGGTGCGAACCTACACACTTGCTGATTTTCTGATTATTGATCATCAGAGCCGGCGCAATTTGGAAATTACCCAAACCGTTCGGGATGGCACTTTTTATGGTTCACTGCTGTGGGCGCTGGATAAAACCGGCACTGCAATGGGTGGGCGGGCATTGCGCCGGTGGTTGTTGCAACCTTTGCTAGATATTAAAGGCATCAGCGCCCGACAAGATACGATTCAAGAATTAGTAGAAAACAATTCCTTCTGCCAAGATTTACAACAGTTATTGCGGCAAATTTATGATATTGAAAGATTGGCAGGACGAGCCGGTTCTGGCACAGCTAACGCAAAAGATTTAGTTACTTTAGCGGAATCTTTAGGAAAACTTCCGGAACTAGCGAGGTTGGCATCTGCCGGCACCTCGCCTTATCTCAAAGCCTTACAAAATGTGCCGCAGGTACTTGAACAACTGGCACAACACCTGCGCGAACATTTAGTTGATTCCCCCCCCATCCATCTCACTGAAGGCAATTTAATTCGCCCTGGCATTCACCCCCAGCTTGATGCCATGCGCCAGCAAGTTGAGGAAGATCGGCAATGGATTGCTCAATTAGAAGTAACCGAAAGAGAACGCACCGGCATCCCCAATCTCAAAGTTGGATTTAATAAAACCTTTGGCTACTATATCAGCATTAGTAAGTCTAAAACCGAGCAAGCCCCGAAAGATTATCTCCGCAAACAAACACTAACGAATGAAGAGAGATATATCACTACAGATTTAAAAGAAAGAGAAGCTCGAATTCTCACCGCACGCGATGATTTAAACCAACTTGAATACGAAGTTTTTGCCGGCTTGCGTGCAGAAGTGGGAGAACAAGCAGAACTCATTCGCAAAGTCGCCAAAGCCGTTGCCGCAGCCGATGTACTGTGTGGTTTAGCAGAAGTTGCCGTGCATCAAGGTTACTGCCGGCCTACGATGGTCGAAAGCCGAGAAATTGCAATTATTGACGGGCGTCACCCAGTTGTTGAGCAATCTTTACCTGCCGGTTTCTTTGTCCCCAATTCAGCACATTTGGGAACCCCAGAAGCCGCCTCTCCCACCCCCGATTTAATCATTCTTACCGGCCCAAATGCCAGCGGAAAAAGCTGTTATTTAAGACAAATTGGTTTAATTCAATTAATGGCACAAATTGGCAGTTTTGTGCCGGCAACTTCTGCAACCTTGGGAATTTCAGACCGCATTTTTACCCGTGTCGGTGCTGTTGACGATTTAGCAACAGGCCAATCTACCTTTATGGTAGAAATGAATGAAACCGCAAATATTCTCAACCACGCCACGCCAAAATCCCTCGTTCTTCTCGACGAAATTGGCAGAGGAACCGCAACCTTTGATGGTCTTTCAATTGCTTGGTCGGTTGCGGAATATCTAGCTACAGAAATCGCTTCGCGGACAATTTTTGCCACCCATTATCATGAATTAAATGAATTGGCATCAATTTTATCGAATGTCGCTAACTATCAAGTAACCGTCAAAGAATTTCCGGATAGAATTGTGTTTTTGCATCAAGTTCATCCCGGAGGTGCTGATCGTTCCTATGGAATTGAAGCGGGAAGATTAGCTGGGTTGCCGGCTTCTGTAATTGAACGCGCAAGGCAAGTTATGAGCCAAATCGAAAAGCACAGTAAAATAGCGGTCGGTTTGCGTCAAGGTGGGGCGAAAAAAGAAAGTAAAAACGGACAGCCGGTTCTCGAACAATTAGATATCTTTGAAAAGTAAAACAGAAGAATGTTCTATGAAAACGAATAATCAATCGAGATAAATTTATCGACATTGAGCAGAAGCCCAGGTAAAAATTGAATAGAAATAACTGTTTTTGCTATTTTTACTAATGGGCATGATTTAGAATATTGGGGAGTTTTAAATTAAGGCACATTAACTCCCTAATTAAAATAATCATCAAAAAAAGTCTGGCATCCAAGGCTGAGAACCGGCAAAGATTTGATCCGCAACAGATAACGCATTCTCAGTTGCTTCCACTTGGCCGTTGGCTTGCAGTTGATAAGCTGTAAACAAACCTGTATAAAGCGGTGCCAGTGCGCGAATATCTATTTGCAACTCGCCTTTACCGCCGCTAGTAACTTCGCCTCGCCCGCCAGAAACCTTTAAAACAAAGTTGCCATTGTTTGCCGGCAGTAAATCGTCGGTGACAGATAAATTTAATTCGGCAACCAAACCCGCCGGATAGCCACGTTTTTCCAAGGCCAGCGCCACATTCACGATTCGCAAAAACCAGATTTGTAAACTGCAAATTTTAGCGGTTTGTTCGGGAAGCAAAAACAGACGAGAATCGAGAGTAGAACCTTGCCAAATCACCTTGTCGATCTGAGAGCGATGATCTGCTAAAAATGCCCACAAACGGCGTTGCGCTGCCGGCGTTACAGCCGCCCAATCCCATATCGATAACACATTGCTCCCGGCTTCCTTTTTGGGGCTAAAAATAATGTAACCTTCGGGTTGGCTTTCACTGCCGGCAATATAGGCATAAACCGCATTTTCTGGGTGCAGAACTGCGTTCTCCCAAATTGCGGTATTGCGATCCAAATTCCCGTTATTTCGCGTTGCCTGCTGCCGGTAAAGTTCGTGAAAAACTTCATGCTGAGATAATTCTACAGAACGAACCGGCATACTGCGTTCACTCATACGAATACTCTGAGTTGGCAACTCCCAGGTGCAATGAGTGCCGGCTTGTTCATATCCCACTTTCCGGTAAAGGCGCTGAGTGGCGGGATAAAGCGAGGAAACCGGCACCCCACTGTCATAAAGTTCTTTGAGGGTTTGACTCAGCAGTTCAAATGCCACCCCGGTTCCGCGATACTCCGGAGGCACCCCGACAGCCGCAATCCCCGCCATTGGCACAGACTGCCCCCCAAACCACTGCCCCATCTGGTAAATTCCCAAGCCGGCGGCAATTTTGCCATCTTGACGCAGAACTCGAAAACTCTCCAATCCCAAACGATCCCGATAAAAAGGCCAATCTTTCGCGGGAAAGTTGAAGCACTGGCAGAGAATTTCCCCTAGGCGTTGTGCTTCTTCAGGATTCGACACATTGCCAAATTCAAAATTAGGCATAATCTCAACTCAAATTAAATGTCGTGCCAAAGTTGGAAATTTTTATCTTAACCGCAGATGCACACAGATGATAGAAGATGCCGGCACCCTTCTCTCCCTCATCTCCCCTGAAGAAGCATCTGGAATCGGCTATCCTCTCGGATGCTATCAAAGTCTGAGTCGGTTTCTGCAAGTTGCCGATATTCGTCAGGGTTGAGTTGGATAGCGTGTTGGAGGTTTTCCAGGGCTAAGTCAATGTTGCCTTGTAAAGCATAACAGCAAGCTTTGTTATACCAGGCTTGATCTTTATCCGGTTTAATTACAAGTGCTTTGTCATAAGAAGCAATTGCTTCTTCAGTGCGTCCTAAATTAAATAAGGCATTGCCCCGGTTGTACAAAGCTTCATCTTTGTCAGGTTTAATTTCAACAGCTTTTTCGTAAGAAGCAATCGCTTCCTCATAGCGTCCTAAGTTAAATAAGGCATTGCCCCGGTTGTACCAGGTTTCATGAATGTCTGATTGAATTTCAAGTGCTTTGTCCCAGGAGGCAATCGCTTCTTCAGTGCGCCCTAAATCATCTAATGCAACGCTTCGCCAGTACCAGGCTTCATGATAGTCAGGTTTAATTTCAACAGCTTTTTCGTAGGAAGCAATCTCTTCTTCATAGCGTCCTAAATTAAATAAGGCGCTGCCCCGATTGTACCAGGCAATATGAGCGTCCGGTTTAATTTCAAGTGCTTTGTCGAAGCAAGCAACTGCTTCTTCATAGCGTCCTAAACTCCCTAAGCCACGGCCCCGGTTGTTCCAGGCTTCATAATAGTCAGGTTTAATTTCAACAGCTTTTTCGTAGGAAGCAATCGCTTCTTCATAGCGTCCTAACTTATCTAAGGCAAAGCCGCGAGTGTTCCAGGCTTCATGATCGTCCGGTTTAATTTCAAGTGCTTTGTCGATGGAAGCAATCGCTTTTTCATAGCGTCCTAAATTACCTAAGGCAATGCCCCGCCAGTACCAGGCTTCATGATCGTCCGGTTTAATTTCAAGTACTTTTTCGTATTCAGTAATCGCATCTTCATAGCGTCCTAAATTACCTAAAGCATTGCCCCGGTTGTACCAGGCTTCATGATAGTCCGGTTTAATTTCAAGTGCTTTGTCGTAGGAAGCAATCGCTTCTTCAGTGTGTCCTAAATTAAATAAGGCAACGCCCCTCCAGTACCAAGCTTCATGAAAGTCCGGTTTAATTTCAAGTGCTTTGTCGTAGGAAGCAATCTCTTCTTCAATGCGTCCTAAATTTCCTAATGCATTGCCCCGGTTGTACCAGGCTTCATGATAGTCCGGTTTAATCTCAAGTGCTTTATCCCAGGAAGCAATCGCTTCTTCATCGCGTACTAAACTAAATAAAGCAAGACCTTGATTGAACCAAATATTATGATAATCTGGTTTAATTTCAAGTGCTTTTTCGTAGGAAGCAATCGCTTCTTCATAGCGTCCTAACTTAAATAAAGCAAGACCTTGATTGAACCAAATATGATGATAATCGGCTTTAATTTTAACAACTTGTTTGTAGGAAATTATCGCTTCTTCATAGCGTTCTAAATTAACTAAACAAAGCCCTCGATTGTACCAGGATTCATAATAGTCCGGTTTAATTTCAAGTGCTTTGTCGAAGCAACCAATCGCTTCTTCATAGCGTCCTAAATTTCCTAATGCACTGCCCCGGTTGCTCCATGTAGTATGAAAATCCGGTTTAATCTCAAGTGCTTTGTCGTAGCAAGCAATCGCTTCTTCATAGCGTCCTAAATTAACTAAGGCAACGCCCCAAGCGTCCCAGGCTTCATGAGCGCCAGGTTTAATTTTAACAACTTTATCGTAGCAATCAATCGCTTCTTCATAGCGCCCTAAATTAAATAAGGCAACGCCCCAGTTATACCACGCTTCATGATAGTCCGGTTTAATTTTAACAGCTTTGTCGTAGGAAGCAATCGCTTCTTCATCGCGTCCTAAATTAAATAAGGCAAGGCCACGGTTGTTCCAGGCTTCATGATAGTCCGGTTTAATTTTAACAACTTTATCGTAGCAATCAATCGCTTCTTCATCGTGTCCTAAATTAAATAAGGCAAGGCCACGGTTGTACCAGCCATAGTGATTAGCTGGTTTAATTTTAACAACTTTATCCCAGGAAACAATCGCTTCTTCATAGCGTCCTAACTTTACTGAAGCAAGACCCCAGGCGTCCCAGGCTTCATGATAGTCCGGTTTAATTTTAACAGCTTTATCGAAGCAACCAATCGCTTCTTCATAGCGTCCTAAATTAAATAAGGCAAGGCCACGGTTGTTCCAGGCAATATGATCGTCTGGTTTAATCTCAAGGGCTTTAACCCAGGAAGCAATCGCTTCTTCATCGCGTTCTAAATTACCTAAGGCAATGCCCCGGTTCCGCCAGGCTTCATGATAGTCCGGTTTAATTTCAAGGGCTTTGTCGATGGAAGCAATCGCTTCTTCATCGCGTCCTGACATTCCCAAGGCAACGCCCCGGTTGTACCAGGCATAGTAAGCGTCTGGTTTAATTTCAAGTGCTTTTTCGTATTCAGGAATCGCTTCTTCAGGGCGTCCTAAATTAAATAAGGCATTGCCCCGGTAATTCCAGGCTTCATGATAGTCCGGTTTAATTTTAACAGCTTTGCCGAAGGAAGCAATCGCTTCTTCAGTGTGTCCTAAATTAAATAAGGCAACGCCCCGCCAGTACCAAGCTTCATGATGGCCCGGTTCAATTTCTACAGCTTTATCGTAAGAAGCAATTGCTTCTTCATAGCGTCCTACATTGGCTAATGCTATGCCCTGTTCAAACCAAGCTTGAGCAATGTCTTGTTGATCTTTGTGCATAATTATTAATAAAACGTGTGGTTTCTGAATATTTTCCTGATATTACTAAAGCAGTTTTTAAATTCCCTTTTGCAACGAGTTAATTCCTAAATCTTTATTCTCTCTCCCTCATCTCTCTAAACACCGGCTCTCTAAACGTCGAAACCAAGCTGATCGCAAAATCACCACAATTACCCCCACCGGCAGCAACACCATCTGGCTAATTAACTGCAAGACGAGTAACCCGCTACCGGCTGCCAGGGAGAACACGCCATCCTGAAGACGCTGATGCACAATCAGAACCAGCAACAGCACCAGCACCCCCAGCAGGCCGACTGAACGGCGGGAAATGCTACCATAACCGGCAACTCTAAAAGGCCGGCGCAACTGTCCCACAGCCCATTTAACAGCCCGTTCCAGTGTTGTTAAAGTGATTGCCGGCCACACAAATTCCACCAGTATCAGCAGAAAAAATAACCAACTTGGCTGCAATTTCAACGTGTAAGCCGGCAACAACGCAAGTTTTAAAACTGTTGTGTAGTTATAGATAAAAAACACCGGCCATTGCAGCAGAAATTGCGGCAAATCGATGAGATAACCAGGATTTTTAAGAACTTCGCTGCTGCCACTCAGTAAAGCCGGTAAAATAAACGGTTCTAAAAATACCAAACTATATAAACCGGCAACCCGTAAAGCCGGCTTCCATTTTTCAGAATGAAGGAGGGCGTAATTCGTAACCAATAACAGCACGTAGCATAAAATTAGCGAATTACTGGCCGCTCTAGACGGGCCTAAACCACTGTTTCCCAACCTCCACACCACACCCATCAGCGCCACAATCGTAAAAGCCACAAAGCGCCGGAAAAGCTGTCGGGCGGGCGGATATTCCACCGGCTTTCCAGTTCGCACAAACATCAAAACGCCGGTTGCCACAGCGCCGGTGAACGCAACCAACAGTCCTAAAATATAGCCAGGAAATACTGCCGGCAGACGCACAACCGGCACATTTAAAGATCGTTGCGCCCAATTCACCGCCTGCCCGATTAAAAAAGAATCATAGGGTTCGATCACGTGATCAGCCGTGGGAGAAATCACCATCATCCGGGCAGTGCCGGCATTAAAATCTCCGACAATCTCGCCTGCCTGATTTTTGCCGGCAGTTGCAGCTTGGTACATCCGGCGAACATCTGCCACAGGATTAAGCTGTTCATACACACCCACGCCCAGAAAAAGATTTTTGGGCACAGAAGGTGCCGCTTCTCCGCTCATTCCCATCACAATCGTAGAGCGCAACTGCCGGTCTGTTTGAGCTAGCTGTAAAGCAATCGTGCCCCCCAAAGAGTGGCCGGCAATTCCCATGCGCTTAACATCAAAGCGCTCAGGATTTGCCCGTAGATAAGCCAGAACTGCCTGGGCATCCGCGAGATTACTTTCCTCAAGATTTTGGATCGCGCCCTTACCCCCCGAAAGCCGGTAAGATTCCCCTGATCCCCCAAAATCGAAAGCGAGTCCTGCAATTCCATGACGCGCCAATTCCACTGCTAAGGGCGTCATCACCTCCTTGCTAGCATTGATGCCATGACAGAGCACCATAACTGGATGTGGGGCAGCAGCCGCTTTCGGAATAAATAGGCGTGCGACGAGTTGCCGGTTGCCTTCAACTGGGATAGCGAGGGATTCTGATTGAATTGTGACTGGGTTAAAAACGAAACAAAGCACTAGCCCAAAAACAAGCAGCACAAAGCTTAAAAACAAGCCGGTGATGTGTCCAAAAAGGTTAAGTTTTGGATTCCGTACTTTTGTTGGCTCATCCATACTCCATGCCCCTAACCCAAAAATGAGGGATCAAGGATGAAGGATGAATTTCTCCCTCACCCATGCCCCATGCCCCTACCTTTAGGTTGGCGAAGCCTTGACCCATGCCCCTAAAGCCCTAATTTCTCCAACACCGGCTTGGTTGAAACAATATGCCGGTCGAGTCCCAAGTGCTTCGGATCAACGCCTAAAGCCAGCGAGATTAACTGAGGCAAATGCAACACCGGCAGCCCCAGTTTGCGTTGAATCACCTGTTCCACCTCTGGTTGCCGAGAATCCAGATTAAGGTGACACAAAGGACAAGGCGTTATCATACAATCCGCCCCCGCGTCAAGCGCTTCTTGAATATGAGCGCCGGCCATCTTAAACGACTCAACCGGGGCATAACTAGAAAGGGGCCAACCGCAACATTGCGTGCGCCCTCGATAATAAATCGGTGTCGCCCCAACCGTCCGAAACACATTCTCCATTGATTCGGGTTTGTAGGGGTCATCGAAAGGCATCGAAGTTTGGGTGCGAAGCAGGTAGCAACCGTAAAACGCTGCACATTTTAGGCCACTCAACTTGCGCGTAACGCGGTTTTGAATTTCCTCCAAACCGTAATCTGCGATTAAGGCCCACAGGAGATGTTTAACCTCTGTCGTTCCCCGATAAGGCGAACAGCCTTCTTTTTTCAGCAACCCGTTCACCCGCTCAATATAAGCCGAGTCAGTTTTCTGCAAGTCCTTGAGGCGCTCATCCACATGGCCAACGACACCCTGACAAGTGCTGCAATGAGTCAGCAGCGGCAGATTCAATTCCTCCGCCAAAGCAATATTGCGAGCATTCACCGTATCTTCTAGCAGCTGAGAGTCTTCTTTAAACGTGCCAGAACCACAGCAGGAAGCTTTTTTGAGTTCAATCAGTTCAATGCCCAAAGTTTCAGTCAGAATTTGAGTAGACTGATAAAGCTCCCGGCAGGCTCCTTGGGCAACACAGCCGGGAAAGTAAGCATATCTAAGTGTTGAGGATGGCATAGTTGGAATTCCCTAGTGAGCGTTAAGCCTGGGATAATCTGGGTAAGCAGAGCGGACACTCTTTCTATGATGACTTCCAGACAAGCAACCGGCAGTGATTCCTTACAAAGCTTTAATCCCAGAAGTTTTGACCGGCAGCGTGTCAATTTGAAAACCGTCTGCGATCAGTCTCCCTTGCGATCCCCCTTTCCGATAAGATGATCAAATGCCTTGACCTGTAAAAATCCTTTCCCAAGTTCTAGCGACTGCCAGGGACAAGTGAAACCTTTACAGGTCAAGGCAAATGGATAAATGTTAGACAAAAACTAACAACGCACGAATTTATAAGCAGCTGCGGCACACTGAGGACATCCCTATGAGTCAAGAGGAAATTTTTTCAAGAGTCAAGAAAATTGTGGCGGATCAACTGGAAGTTGAGGCGAGCGACATCAAGCCAGAATCCAACTTTGCCAACGATCTTGGAGCTGACTCTTTAGATACTGTGGAATTGGTAATGGCTTTAGAAGAAGAATTTGATATCGAAATTCCGGACGAAGCCGCAGAAGGGATTCTCACAGTTCAAGCAACTGTGGACTACATCAACAGCCAAGTTTCAGCCTCCGCAGTGAAGGAGTGAGCGCTCAAGGCTGAAGGATGAAGGCTGAAGTAAAAAGGCTGAAGCATCAATTCAGCCTTGATCATTCAGTCTTACTTCCTTCTCCCGTGCCCCTGTGTTTTGCGTTCTGGGTGTGGAAGCCCGCAAATTGAATCATGACCAACTTTGAACGGAAACGTGTTGTTGTCACCGGCCTTGGTGCGATCACACCAATTGGCAATACCCTCGCTGAATATTGGGAAGGGTTGATTGCCGGCAGAAGTGGCATTGGCCCCATCACCTTGTTCGACGCAT
Above is a genomic segment from Microcoleus sp. FACHB-68 containing:
- a CDS encoding AI-2E family transporter; its protein translation is MIALFRNLPKYIVWTLAFPVFVLYGWLALLIFNYFQPLISLFIASILLAFILDYPVKFLQKKGVLRNNAVVLVFLIALVIFLALAITLFPLIIEQLNEFSKRLPSWIDSGIKQLQILNKWAVTRNLPLDLSEVATKQTERLSGQIDSVTGKFLGFALETLGSVLNLFLTAVLTFYLVLHGERLWDGIFQWFPPHIGPIVRRSLRQNFHNYFIGQSTLAALSGVAITLAFLALQVPLALLFGFGLGVMGLFPLMTGVGISLVGLLLALQNFWLGIKVLLVAFTIDWINANFIAPRILGGFTGLNPVWILVSLLLGAKIGGVLGLLIAVPLASFIKSTADSLRDGTWN
- a CDS encoding PIN-like domain-containing protein, which translates into the protein MKDLFPGYYSLSEEEFVELWKNCVFIIDTNSILNLYRYNEETRKDFINVLRKIENRLWIPHQVALEFQENRNTVINEQDNKFKTIEEILVEEESRIKGKLRKFPSIDYENFIVKLNKLFNEFLEENKSLETRQLKPEDQDFIRDVIDDLFKGKIGEAPTEQELNDIYKDGEKRYPMKYPPGFQDLNNKKKGTPYLYNGMSFKREYGDLILWKEILKEVKDNNRKYVIFITDDRKEDWWREEEGKTIGARPELVEEICKEGASIFYMYTPERFLEFAKKYIEVDVKKESIKQVEEISAIRSNLLYNRGNLRAEEGNEIKQAVARWLESEYQNDEFISSHEKVDLLRLTEDNSKIGYKVEYAANFLMGSQSRKILIYKILKYMTTLKLDEFYSIYIINNNLENELKNNVLELSEINYKMVSKNLKKQEINNVGFIIGELCFSYPENGLSMPIFKPIKFI
- the mutS gene encoding DNA mismatch repair protein MutS — translated: MTLYSASTPNQPTIKNADYRLIDREQLSPMYRHYADMKDKYPHAILLYRVGDFFETFFQDAITVSRELELVLTSKEGGKEVGRVPMTGVPHHALDRYSTQLVEKGYAIAVCDQVEDAAEAAAERRIVERQITRVITPGTVLEEGMLKARRNNFLAAAVITGTHWGLAYADISTGEFLTTQADDLEQLSQELMRLQPSEVLIPTDAPDIGSLLRPGETSEHLPSCLPPSFCYALRSQRPFTQVEARQRLLQRFKVRSLEGMGCEHLPLAVRAAGGLLEYLENTFEQGTGENLKSSNPQLTARTKIPLQPVRTYTLADFLIIDHQSRRNLEITQTVRDGTFYGSLLWALDKTGTAMGGRALRRWLLQPLLDIKGISARQDTIQELVENNSFCQDLQQLLRQIYDIERLAGRAGSGTANAKDLVTLAESLGKLPELARLASAGTSPYLKALQNVPQVLEQLAQHLREHLVDSPPIHLTEGNLIRPGIHPQLDAMRQQVEEDRQWIAQLEVTERERTGIPNLKVGFNKTFGYYISISKSKTEQAPKDYLRKQTLTNEERYITTDLKEREARILTARDDLNQLEYEVFAGLRAEVGEQAELIRKVAKAVAAADVLCGLAEVAVHQGYCRPTMVESREIAIIDGRHPVVEQSLPAGFFVPNSAHLGTPEAASPTPDLIILTGPNASGKSCYLRQIGLIQLMAQIGSFVPATSATLGISDRIFTRVGAVDDLATGQSTFMVEMNETANILNHATPKSLVLLDEIGRGTATFDGLSIAWSVAEYLATEIASRTIFATHYHELNELASILSNVANYQVTVKEFPDRIVFLHQVHPGGADRSYGIEAGRLAGLPASVIERARQVMSQIEKHSKIAVGLRQGGAKKESKNGQPVLEQLDIFEK
- a CDS encoding GNAT family N-acetyltransferase gives rise to the protein MPNFEFGNVSNPEEAQRLGEILCQCFNFPAKDWPFYRDRLGLESFRVLRQDGKIAAGLGIYQMGQWFGGQSVPMAGIAAVGVPPEYRGTGVAFELLSQTLKELYDSGVPVSSLYPATQRLYRKVGYEQAGTHCTWELPTQSIRMSERSMPVRSVELSQHEVFHELYRQQATRNNGNLDRNTAIWENAVLHPENAVYAYIAGSESQPEGYIIFSPKKEAGSNVLSIWDWAAVTPAAQRRLWAFLADHRSQIDKVIWQGSTLDSRLFLLPEQTAKICSLQIWFLRIVNVALALEKRGYPAGLVAELNLSVTDDLLPANNGNFVLKVSGGRGEVTSGGKGELQIDIRALAPLYTGLFTAYQLQANGQVEATENALSVADQIFAGSQPWMPDFF